A window from Methanobrevibacter sp. V74 encodes these proteins:
- a CDS encoding 30S ribosomal protein S3ae: MAKAKARRRVRDTWKEKSWYTIKTPVNFEDKEIGETPSRDPDFLIGRGVEVTMRELTGDFSKQYIKLRFEIDNVAGNVANTKFTGHKTTTDYVRSMIRRGTSRIDASTVVKTKDNYKLKLHVLAVTTRRAKSSQQRYMRRTIEDLLIDAAAEKSFDDLVNVCVNGKLASEIYHNAKKIYPLKRVEIIKSKVIN; the protein is encoded by the coding sequence ATGGCAAAAGCAAAAGCAAGACGTAGAGTACGTGATACATGGAAAGAAAAATCCTGGTATACTATTAAAACACCAGTGAACTTTGAAGATAAAGAAATTGGAGAAACTCCATCTAGGGATCCAGATTTTCTCATTGGAAGAGGTGTGGAAGTTACCATGAGGGAATTAACCGGAGACTTCTCAAAACAATACATCAAACTCAGATTTGAAATTGACAATGTTGCAGGCAATGTTGCAAACACCAAATTCACAGGTCACAAAACCACTACTGATTATGTAAGAAGTATGATTAGAAGAGGAACTTCCAGAATCGATGCTTCCACAGTAGTTAAAACCAAAGATAATTATAAATTAAAATTACACGTTTTAGCTGTAACTACTAGAAGAGCTAAATCTTCCCAACAAAGATACATGAGAAGAACTATTGAAGATTTACTCATTGATGCAGCTGCTGAAAAATCCTTTGACGATTTGGTAAATGTTTGTGTAAACGGTAAATTAGCATCTGAAATTTATCACAATGCTAAAAAAATCTACCCACTTAAAAGAGTGGAAATTATCAAAAGTAAAGTAATTAACTAA
- a CDS encoding TIGR00297 family protein codes for MMFGFLMINWVYVILLFILGFITYRRKSLDLFGSAVMIVMGIIIIFSAGTNWLLLIVLFLVMSLIATKFSKKYKMSLGEFEGRRTSKNVISNGVVACFMAAFGGYYLPFVGGFIGAIATATADTLASEIGVLDTHPRLITTLQKVDPGTNGAVSVLGTATGIFGAAIIGISAYFLGILENPLSAILVSIVSGTIGCFMDSILGALFENQGLLTNEHVNLIATIVGAIVAILLI; via the coding sequence ATAATGTTCGGATTTTTAATGATAAATTGGGTTTATGTTATTCTTTTGTTTATTTTAGGTTTCATTACTTATAGAAGAAAATCTCTAGATTTATTTGGTTCAGCAGTTATGATTGTCATGGGAATAATAATTATATTCTCTGCAGGTACGAACTGGCTTTTATTAATTGTTCTATTCCTTGTCATGTCGTTAATTGCCACAAAATTCTCTAAAAAGTATAAAATGTCACTTGGAGAATTTGAAGGAAGGAGAACTTCTAAAAATGTAATCTCAAATGGTGTGGTCGCATGTTTTATGGCTGCATTTGGAGGATATTATTTGCCATTCGTTGGAGGATTTATTGGGGCTATTGCAACTGCAACTGCAGACACACTAGCTTCTGAAATTGGTGTATTGGATACTCATCCTCGTTTAATTACAACTTTGCAAAAAGTAGATCCCGGCACAAATGGCGCGGTTTCAGTATTGGGAACGGCAACTGGGATTTTTGGTGCAGCGATTATTGGTATTTCAGCATACTTTTTAGGAATTTTAGAAAATCCTCTCTCTGCAATTTTAGTTTCAATAGTTTCTGGAACCATTGGTTGTTTTATGGATAGTATTTTAGGAGCATTATTTGAAAATCAGGGACTTTTAACAAACGAACATGTTAATTTAATTGCAACTATCGTAGGAGCAATTGTTGCAATATTATTAATTTAG
- a CDS encoding PIN domain-containing protein, whose translation MKLINNTVLVEVLNSLKKNDYKIEPDEIVEVLLNRDKVVFLTDKDYGEILKLFKYYNLGVNYYDCTILNTIMDSTLSVAVSFDSDFDKIQGIIRIYL comes from the coding sequence ATGAAACTAATCAATAACACAGTACTGGTGGAAGTGCTAAACAGCCTAAAAAAGAACGATTACAAAATCGAACCGGATGAAATAGTAGAAGTCCTGCTAAACCGGGACAAGGTGGTTTTTCTAACAGATAAAGATTATGGAGAAATCCTAAAACTATTTAAATATTACAATCTAGGGGTTAACTACTATGATTGCACTATATTAAACACAATTATGGACAGCACCCTTTCTGTTGCAGTGTCATTCGATTCAGACTTTGATAAAATCCAAGGAATAATAAGAATCTATTTATAA